Proteins from a genomic interval of Nitrospirota bacterium:
- a CDS encoding response regulator produces the protein MTAENELLKTLTVLYVEDDPHIRGTVARFLKRRVAFVYEAQNGKEGLDIYIANEPAIDIVITDIQMPVMDGMAMIEKIQKTGKSQPIIITTAYNDEQHTSDTVCRNIIKPINLEYLAESILYCAREG, from the coding sequence ATGACAGCAGAGAATGAATTACTGAAAACATTAACAGTTCTTTACGTAGAAGATGATCCACATATAAGAGGAACGGTTGCCCGTTTTTTAAAGAGAAGGGTAGCTTTTGTTTATGAAGCTCAGAATGGTAAAGAAGGTTTGGATATTTATATAGCAAATGAACCTGCAATTGATATAGTGATAACTGATATTCAAATGCCTGTTATGGATGGAATGGCAATGATAGAAAAAATACAGAAAACCGGTAAATCCCAGCCCATTATAATAACCACCGCTTATAACGATGAACAGCATACAAGTGATACGGTTTGTAGAAATATAATAAAGCCGATTAATCTGGAGTATTTGGCTGAGAGTATTTTGTATTGTGCAAGGGAGGGGTAG
- a CDS encoding PAS domain-containing sensor histidine kinase: MNDNQIQADILGKMLVIQESLDVMPTMEGMVGFLGHALIEIPGVSHLLLCINGTVYDSLHDRFFKCGDCDFSDHSSLKKCNFTVSQNDRVVTLKDKERFMGVFLSKLHNLEQYIPYEPFIKNIAGVVVKTVQNREYLQTICVTNKELSESSAKLIESQRIAHIGSWEYDIDKDRVLWSDEAYAIYGMEKKETSLSYNDLKNIIHPDDRDFHNNNVKHWITDKGGHPFEYRIIRRNGETRYIYTIGQVKYSSNGTVKVLYGTIQDVTEMKEMREALQDSRQRLSAVLSASRIGTWRWMVDSGEDTRDENLNAILGLIPRETTQPVNDFIQRIHPGDREKVEEAIRSAMVNKVKFSLECRIILPEGTECWILYVGVPFMNDRGDIISMAGACIDITEKKAAEQDGRRQEQILIQQSKLAAMGELLINISHHWRQPLCAIGVSIQEIKDAYIHDELDEAYMIKIIEESMSELNNLSATIDNLRNFYIQKKELTEFNIADKINRAKSLLSGYIKEKGIVIDNELDESLTIQGYPNEFANVILNILTNAKDKFEQNNIINGIIKIKLNKDATTNRVIISVSDNGGEIPDDIINKVFEPYFTTKDRSQGVGLGLYMAKVIIEKNMKGTITVRNMDGWCEFRIEI; this comes from the coding sequence ATGAACGATAATCAAATACAGGCAGACATTCTTGGCAAGATGCTTGTCATTCAGGAATCTCTTGACGTTATGCCAACCATGGAAGGCATGGTGGGATTCCTGGGGCATGCTTTAATTGAAATACCCGGTGTTTCCCATCTTTTACTATGTATTAACGGTACGGTTTACGACTCCTTACATGATCGGTTTTTTAAGTGTGGCGACTGTGATTTCAGCGACCACTCATCATTAAAAAAATGTAACTTTACCGTATCTCAAAACGACAGAGTCGTTACCTTAAAAGATAAAGAGCGATTTATGGGGGTTTTCCTGTCTAAACTGCATAACCTGGAACAATACATTCCCTATGAGCCATTTATTAAAAACATTGCCGGTGTAGTGGTTAAAACGGTACAAAACAGGGAATACCTCCAGACTATATGTGTGACAAACAAGGAACTCAGCGAGAGCAGTGCTAAACTTATAGAATCCCAGCGCATTGCACATATAGGTAGTTGGGAATATGATATCGACAAAGACAGAGTTCTATGGTCCGATGAAGCATACGCCATATACGGCATGGAGAAAAAAGAAACAAGTCTCTCATATAACGACCTAAAGAATATTATCCATCCTGACGACAGGGATTTTCACAATAACAACGTAAAACACTGGATAACGGACAAGGGAGGTCATCCCTTTGAGTACCGCATCATAAGAAGAAATGGAGAAACCCGTTACATTTACACCATAGGCCAGGTAAAGTACAGCTCTAACGGCACGGTAAAAGTCCTTTATGGTACAATTCAGGATGTAACTGAAATGAAGGAGATGCGGGAAGCTCTGCAAGATAGCAGACAGAGGCTCAGCGCGGTTCTTTCAGCCTCGCGTATAGGAACGTGGCGCTGGATGGTAGATTCCGGTGAAGATACTCGTGATGAAAACCTCAATGCCATTCTGGGACTGATACCCAGGGAAACAACCCAGCCTGTAAACGATTTTATTCAGCGAATACATCCCGGTGACAGGGAAAAGGTAGAGGAAGCTATTAGAAGCGCTATGGTGAATAAAGTAAAGTTTTCCCTCGAATGCCGCATTATATTGCCTGAGGGCACCGAGTGCTGGATTCTGTACGTCGGGGTACCGTTTATGAACGACAGGGGAGACATCATTTCTATGGCAGGCGCCTGCATTGACATAACAGAAAAAAAAGCCGCGGAACAAGATGGCAGGAGACAGGAGCAAATTCTGATCCAGCAGTCCAAACTGGCTGCCATGGGTGAATTACTTATAAATATCTCTCACCACTGGAGGCAACCGTTATGTGCAATCGGAGTTTCAATCCAGGAAATAAAAGATGCATACATACATGATGAATTAGACGAAGCATATATGATTAAGATTATTGAAGAGTCCATGTCTGAACTGAATAATCTATCGGCGACAATAGATAATTTAAGAAATTTTTATATCCAAAAGAAAGAACTAACTGAGTTCAACATAGCTGATAAGATAAACAGAGCCAAATCACTGCTATCAGGGTATATCAAAGAGAAAGGTATTGTTATCGATAATGAATTAGATGAGAGTTTAACTATACAAGGATATCCGAATGAGTTTGCCAATGTAATTTTAAATATTCTAACAAATGCCAAGGATAAATTTGAACAAAATAATATCATTAATGGAATTATTAAAATAAAGTTAAATAAGGATGCCACTACCAATAGAGTAATTATATCTGTTTCTGACAATGGTGGTGAAATTCCTGATGATATAATAAACAAAGTGTTTGAGCCGTACTTTACCACCAAAGACAGGTCACAGGGAGTTGGTTTGGGGCTATATATGGCAAAGGTAATAATAGAGAAAAACATGAAAGGCACTATTACGGTTAGGAACATGGATGGATGGTGTGAGTTTAGGATAGAGATATGA
- a CDS encoding MEDS domain-containing protein has product MSKDIVRTEISLGFTETKFQNGIHMCYIYNDDTERKSVMSRYVESGLVSGEKVAYFADVATESDIDGYMKELGVEVSKYAGTKQLVARMNSPVYCPDGTFIPDRMLSLLKDFFFASLDEGFNLIRASGEMGWALKDTIDKKRLIEYESRINILFNEYPITGICQYDATKFDGGTIFDVLSVHPLMVVRGNILYNPYYIKPEVFLQRYSVNQ; this is encoded by the coding sequence ATGAGTAAGGATATAGTTCGGACGGAAATAAGTTTAGGGTTTACCGAGACGAAGTTTCAAAACGGAATCCACATGTGTTACATCTATAACGACGACACAGAGCGTAAGTCCGTAATGTCCAGGTATGTGGAGAGTGGATTGGTGTCAGGGGAAAAAGTCGCTTATTTCGCAGACGTTGCAACCGAAAGTGACATAGACGGCTACATGAAGGAACTTGGCGTGGAGGTTTCGAAATATGCAGGCACTAAACAACTGGTGGCCAGGATGAATTCTCCCGTTTATTGCCCTGACGGCACTTTTATACCTGATAGAATGCTGTCTCTCCTTAAAGATTTCTTTTTCGCCAGCCTGGATGAAGGTTTTAATTTGATCAGGGCAAGCGGAGAGATGGGTTGGGCCCTTAAAGACACAATCGATAAGAAGCGGTTAATAGAATACGAGAGCAGGATCAACATATTATTTAACGAATATCCGATTACGGGCATATGCCAGTATGACGCTACAAAGTTCGACGGTGGAACCATTTTTGACGTATTGAGCGTTCATCCTCTTATGGTTGTAAGAGGAAACATACTCTACAATCCTTATTACATCAAGCCTGAGGTATTTCTCCAGAGGTATTCAGTAAATCAATAG
- a CDS encoding ABC transporter ATP-binding protein, which yields MPDLEIDSLSVCYGHVEALRGVTLRVKDRQVVSLVGANGAGKTTLMKTIAGLIPPLSGKIRYNGMKIDTLRADEIIRKGISYVPEGRAILNKMTVLENLLMGAYIRQDREVMPDLENILEKFPILGSRKDQLAGTLSGGEQQMLAIGRALMSKPKFILFDEPSLGLAPIVIEHIFEIISEINESGVTIMLVEQNVHKALSISDYAYVMETGRIVMEGNSKELLNEKRVMDAYLGKKDG from the coding sequence ATGCCAGATCTTGAAATAGATTCGCTCTCGGTTTGTTACGGCCACGTTGAAGCCTTAAGAGGGGTTACACTAAGAGTTAAGGACAGACAGGTTGTTTCGCTTGTGGGCGCAAATGGAGCAGGCAAAACCACACTAATGAAAACGATAGCCGGATTAATTCCGCCTCTCTCCGGTAAAATACGCTATAACGGTATGAAGATTGACACCCTCAGAGCCGATGAGATAATACGCAAGGGAATATCCTATGTACCAGAGGGACGGGCGATTCTAAATAAGATGACTGTGCTTGAAAATCTGCTTATGGGAGCTTACATAAGGCAGGACCGTGAAGTTATGCCTGATTTGGAAAATATACTTGAGAAATTTCCAATTCTTGGCTCAAGAAAAGACCAATTGGCAGGGACTCTTTCCGGCGGTGAACAGCAGATGCTTGCAATTGGGAGAGCGCTGATGTCAAAACCTAAATTCATTTTATTTGATGAACCATCACTTGGGCTGGCTCCCATAGTTATAGAACACATATTTGAGATAATTAGCGAAATCAACGAAAGCGGCGTAACCATTATGTTGGTTGAGCAAAATGTTCACAAGGCTTTAAGTATATCTGACTACGCATATGTAATGGAAACCGGCAGGATCGTAATGGAGGGGAATTCTAAAGAACTGCTTAATGAAAAAAGAGTAATGGATGCGTATCTGGGAAAGAAAGATGGTTAA
- a CDS encoding ABC transporter ATP-binding protein, giving the protein MMLQLKLINKNFGGVTALRDVSLNVKAGEIVGLIGPNGAGKTTLFNIITSITKEDSGRIIFNGKDITGLRPYRIAELGIGRTFQNIKLFGQMEAVENVMTGMHSVSRGGVCRCAFKFTGYRRQEQLLLEKAQQLLSFVGLSGKADEISDNFSYGQQRRLEIARSLALNPQLLLLDEPVSGMNDTETQDIMRLIMEIRDNGVSVLLIEHDMGLVMGVCDIVIALNFGHVIAVGTPAEIQKNPEVIEAYLGKTAEVVKNARS; this is encoded by the coding sequence ATAATGCTGCAATTAAAACTAATAAATAAAAATTTTGGAGGAGTAACAGCACTACGCGATGTTTCCCTGAATGTTAAAGCCGGAGAGATAGTTGGCCTGATAGGCCCAAACGGAGCAGGCAAAACCACACTTTTTAATATCATAACCTCGATAACAAAAGAGGACTCAGGACGGATAATTTTTAACGGCAAGGATATAACCGGCCTCAGGCCATACAGAATTGCAGAGCTTGGCATTGGACGGACGTTTCAAAACATAAAGCTGTTTGGACAGATGGAGGCGGTTGAAAACGTCATGACAGGAATGCACTCTGTAAGCAGAGGGGGAGTTTGCAGGTGTGCTTTTAAATTTACCGGCTACAGGCGGCAGGAGCAGTTGTTACTGGAAAAAGCTCAACAACTGCTTTCATTTGTTGGGCTCAGTGGAAAGGCTGATGAGATTTCAGATAATTTTTCCTATGGGCAGCAGAGACGGCTGGAAATAGCCAGGTCTTTAGCGTTAAACCCGCAGCTTTTGCTTTTGGATGAGCCTGTCTCCGGTATGAACGATACCGAGACACAGGACATTATGAGACTTATAATGGAAATACGGGACAACGGGGTTTCAGTGCTTTTGATAGAGCACGATATGGGACTTGTCATGGGCGTATGTGACATCGTTATTGCGCTTAACTTCGGACATGTTATAGCAGTGGGGACCCCTGCGGAAATTCAAAAAAATCCAGAGGTAATCGAGGCCTATCTTGGTAAAACAGCTGAGGTTGTGAAAAATGCCAGATCTTGA
- a CDS encoding branched-chain amino acid ABC transporter permease, protein MLSYLNSYYIQIGSFTLINIMLALGVYVPLSTGQLSLGGAGFMGLGAYVSAIAVTRFGLPIPFAIVIAGGVSTLVGILVGVPSLRLKGVYLAIATLGFGEVMRVIFIKWETITGGATGISAIPLISSSTVRFLTEQSIIDSSNKNVASDLTVFLILFFITGFFVWFFASLRNTRIWRANNAIRLDETAAESIGINIHYYKVLAFSQSAFISAIAGALYAHTVSYISPSDFTYHRAVEALIFTVLGGSGHVLGAVFGATVLTVIPEALRFLKDYRYVAFGAILVIMMAFKPEGIITENFFRKHGKKTNNAAIKTNK, encoded by the coding sequence GTGTTAAGCTATTTAAATTCATACTACATTCAGATAGGCTCCTTTACACTGATTAACATCATGCTTGCTTTAGGAGTCTATGTTCCGTTGTCAACCGGACAGCTTTCACTGGGAGGCGCCGGTTTTATGGGACTTGGCGCATATGTATCGGCAATTGCCGTAACACGCTTTGGCCTGCCAATACCTTTTGCTATAGTTATTGCCGGAGGAGTTTCAACTTTAGTAGGAATTCTGGTTGGTGTTCCATCACTTCGCCTTAAAGGCGTATATCTTGCCATTGCCACACTGGGGTTTGGAGAGGTGATGAGAGTAATTTTCATAAAATGGGAAACAATAACCGGAGGCGCTACAGGCATAAGCGCAATACCGTTAATCAGCAGCAGTACTGTGAGATTTTTAACGGAGCAAAGCATTATAGATAGTTCCAATAAGAATGTGGCATCCGATTTAACGGTCTTTTTGATACTATTTTTCATCACCGGATTTTTCGTCTGGTTTTTTGCTTCGCTAAGAAATACCCGCATATGGAGGGCAAACAATGCAATCAGACTGGATGAGACAGCGGCAGAATCCATTGGCATAAACATTCACTACTACAAGGTGCTTGCATTTAGCCAAAGCGCCTTTATATCGGCAATTGCAGGGGCGCTCTACGCCCATACGGTATCATACATCAGTCCCTCGGACTTTACATATCACAGGGCAGTGGAGGCGCTGATATTTACCGTGTTGGGAGGGAGCGGGCATGTACTTGGCGCTGTGTTTGGAGCAACTGTTTTAACAGTCATACCGGAGGCACTAAGATTTCTCAAAGACTACCGGTATGTAGCTTTTGGAGCTATCCTTGTCATTATGATGGCATTTAAACCTGAGGGAATTATTACTGAAAACTTTTTCAGAAAACACGGTAAAAAAACAAATAATGCTGCAATTAAAACTAATAAATAA
- a CDS encoding branched-chain amino acid ABC transporter permease: protein MHLFIEQLINGITLGSIYSLTALGLTLIFGVLDILNMAHGAVFMFGAFTAVLIVSKLGLPLWVGFLGGCIVSGLLGYALELFALRPLRRMKNSSPLAPLISTIGVSIILENIARALFGSDTISFRTSISEINFKLGDVDINLINIVILAVSFTITILLYVWLKNSKSGRALRAVSENPDTAAFLGVNTSKVITFTVVSASCAGGAAGVLVAMAFNSVNNEIGLAMGLKGLAIIILGGMGSVNGAVTGGILLGLAETFVVAYGDSGYKEIIGFIIIMAVLLIKPQGLFGTIQKVKV from the coding sequence ATGCACCTTTTTATCGAGCAGCTAATAAACGGGATAACGCTTGGAAGCATATACTCTTTAACGGCTTTAGGCTTGACACTTATCTTTGGCGTGCTGGATATTCTTAATATGGCACACGGTGCAGTTTTTATGTTTGGAGCTTTTACGGCTGTGCTGATTGTAAGCAAGCTGGGGCTGCCGCTATGGGTGGGGTTTTTGGGCGGGTGTATCGTAAGCGGACTGTTAGGATATGCTCTTGAACTATTTGCCCTGCGGCCATTAAGAAGGATGAAAAACTCATCCCCTCTTGCTCCTCTAATCAGCACAATAGGAGTTTCGATTATACTTGAAAACATAGCCAGAGCGCTTTTTGGAAGCGACACGATTTCATTTAGGACCTCAATTTCCGAAATTAACTTTAAACTGGGCGACGTAGATATAAACTTAATAAACATTGTAATCCTTGCCGTGTCTTTTACTATTACAATACTTTTATACGTTTGGCTGAAAAACTCCAAAAGCGGACGGGCACTCAGGGCAGTTTCGGAAAATCCTGACACTGCGGCTTTTTTGGGAGTCAACACGTCAAAAGTTATAACCTTCACGGTCGTTAGTGCCTCATGTGCCGGAGGGGCGGCAGGAGTGCTTGTAGCAATGGCATTTAACAGTGTAAACAATGAAATAGGGCTGGCAATGGGGCTTAAAGGACTTGCAATTATAATTTTAGGCGGCATGGGAAGCGTTAACGGAGCGGTTACAGGGGGCATTCTACTGGGACTTGCCGAGACATTTGTGGTAGCTTACGGAGATTCCGGCTACAAGGAAATTATCGGTTTTATAATTATAATGGCCGTATTGTTAATCAAACCTCAGGGCCTGTTCGGCACAATTCAAAAAGTAAAAGTATAA
- a CDS encoding ABC transporter substrate-binding protein, translating to MVRLKLKKIIIIAVSLLLFSCKVDVPKVKGEQPNQQQSIKIGIIAALSGPAAGYGNSIVNGFKLAASEINKAGTLNIELIIEDSAGKQEQALSVVKKLINSDKVTAILGPTLSTEMRLVGPEANGNGIPILATSNTASGITGIGQFVFRDSMPESIAIPFAIKKAIEKYHIKNVAMLYGDDDVFTKSAFDTMKSTAEALGLNITTIEKFQKGQTDFKAQLTKIKSTSPDALLCSALYNEGGVILDQARKMGITVPVIGGNGFNSPKIFEIAGSSSDVLIVATPWFSESVENPKVLDFIGKFEKAYGSKPDQFAAQAYDGLFIMAHAIKTAASSDRNKIRDALASVRNFNGVLGKFSFDQNRDVDMEPFVLIAKDGKFQLLQ from the coding sequence ATGGTTAGATTGAAGCTAAAGAAGATAATAATTATAGCGGTATCGTTGCTGCTGTTTTCCTGTAAGGTTGATGTGCCGAAAGTGAAAGGCGAACAGCCTAATCAGCAGCAGTCCATAAAAATAGGGATAATAGCAGCTCTTAGTGGGCCTGCTGCCGGTTATGGAAATTCTATAGTAAACGGATTTAAATTAGCCGCTTCAGAGATTAATAAAGCCGGCACTTTAAACATAGAGCTGATTATTGAGGACTCTGCCGGTAAACAAGAGCAGGCGCTTTCGGTAGTTAAAAAACTAATCAACTCGGATAAGGTTACGGCAATTTTGGGGCCTACACTGAGTACCGAGATGCGGTTGGTGGGCCCTGAGGCAAACGGTAACGGCATCCCAATCCTTGCTACTTCAAACACAGCCTCCGGTATAACCGGCATCGGACAATTCGTTTTCAGAGATTCTATGCCTGAGTCCATTGCGATTCCATTTGCTATTAAAAAGGCAATTGAGAAATATCACATTAAAAACGTTGCCATGCTTTACGGTGACGATGACGTTTTTACCAAATCTGCTTTTGACACTATGAAATCAACGGCAGAGGCTCTTGGATTAAATATCACCACCATAGAGAAATTTCAAAAAGGGCAGACGGATTTTAAAGCCCAGCTTACAAAGATTAAATCCACCTCGCCGGATGCCCTGTTGTGCTCGGCGCTTTATAACGAGGGCGGGGTGATTTTGGATCAGGCAAGGAAAATGGGAATTACTGTGCCGGTAATTGGCGGAAATGGTTTTAACTCCCCTAAGATATTTGAAATAGCCGGGAGCTCTTCAGACGTACTGATAGTTGCAACCCCGTGGTTTAGCGAATCTGTAGAAAACCCTAAAGTTTTGGATTTTATCGGCAAGTTTGAGAAAGCCTATGGCAGCAAACCAGACCAGTTCGCGGCTCAAGCCTATGACGGATTGTTTATTATGGCTCACGCAATTAAGACGGCTGCCTCCTCTGACAGAAATAAAATTCGGGATGCGCTTGCTTCTGTCAGAAATTTCAACGGAGTGCTTGGAAAATTCTCATTTGATCAAAACCGTGACGTTGATATGGAACCTTTTGTGTTGATAGCCAAAGACGGCAAGTTCCAACTTCTGCAATAA
- a CDS encoding type II toxin-antitoxin system HicB family antitoxin, producing the protein MKYRILVEQDEDGVFIAQCPALPGCVSQGKTRQEAITNIADAIKGYIESLKKHSEAIPPPIEEELVEVLV; encoded by the coding sequence ATGAAATACAGAATATTGGTAGAACAAGACGAGGATGGAGTATTTATAGCACAGTGTCCGGCATTACCTGGCTGTGTATCTCAGGGTAAAACCAGGCAGGAGGCGATTACAAATATTGCAGATGCCATTAAAGGTTATATAGAGAGTTTAAAAAAGCACAGTGAAGCTATTCCGCCACCGATAGAAGAGGAATTAGTTGAGGTATTGGTTTGA